A genomic stretch from Aedes albopictus strain Foshan chromosome 2, AalbF5, whole genome shotgun sequence includes:
- the LOC109414840 gene encoding uncharacterized protein LOC109414840 — protein MQAINGLYEAAMGDVPRKLFEKIHSKAPHLRLRDVAAYRDYLSRYGPKVDVPERTKDNVKAGQCRLEGNQFYHKQMQSFALEKYIESVCWATEDSKDLGMAYANCSAVLFSAREYEFTLLAIALAKKHHYPDELMPKLLKRESECKLMIAGGHSGCRPNKVSPFKLNVSANPKIPFLADGITMKVLPGYGRSMVAERGFEAGDVILEEELTACSVNRAKKYLLCQCCAYTMDASPVPCVRCASVVYCSKECRQVDMKVVHRFECGIGEKLDHISYGAARIGVRMFFRGLTLFNDDVDKMMEFCKAHKRSGSDPFSLDYTRTSGIADEGNITLEEFKVFHQTSIPEINLKKDFTRVQAALYYLILMDHAPVASLFVTDAQKDFMLHCIHDYIRTALFLANLETQKLYTIAAICNHACIPNTFAITSDGRMVFVVLRRIQPNEQILTSYNIMHVEGDMGHDNPYARQLAMQFKCICPVCKPAGSRVANSNAPLPIPSGDVDELRRKLFGGDGPEGQLVTLRRFMQQYGHLHPDHPLFDTYIRKYRAGLMQVYLYYVDNAHRARAAIDAEVEEATNRQK, from the exons ATGCAAGCTATCAATGGCCTCTACGAAGCCGCCATGGGAGATGTCCCGAGGAAATTGTTTGAGAAGATCCATTCCAAGGCTCCCCACCTGCGTCTGCGCGATGTTGCCGCCTACCGGGATTACTTGAGCCGATACGGGCCGAAAGTTGACGTTCCGGAACGGACCAAGGACAATGTAAAAGCTGGTCAATGTCGGCTGGAAGGTAACCAGTTTTACCACAAACAGATGCAGAGTTTTGCGTTGGAAAAGTACATCGAAAGTGTCTGCTGGGCCACGGAGGACTCGAAGGATCTTGGAATGGCGTATGCCAACTG CTCAGCCGTCCTCTTCTCAGCACGGGAGTACGAGTTCACTTTGCTGGCCATTGCCTTGGCAAAGAAGCATCATTACCCCGACGAGCTGATGCCGAAACTACTGAAACGGGAATCGGAATGCAAGCTGATGATCGCGGGTGGTCATTCCGGTTGTCGCCCGAATAAGGTTTCGCCCTTCAAACTGAACGTCTCAGCAAATCCCAAAATTCCGTTCCTAGCCGATGGTATTACAATGAAGGTACTTCCGGGCTATGGCCGAAGTATGGTAGCCGAACGGGGTTTCGAAGCCGGTGACGTCATACTGGAAGAGGAACTGACCGCTTGTTCGGTCAACCGGGCCAAAAAGTATCTGCTGTGCCAGTGTTGCGCGTACACCATGGATGCTTCCCCCGTTCCGTGTGTCCGTTGTGCATCGGTGGTGTACTGTTCCAAGGAGTGTCGGCAAGTGGACATGAAAGTTGTCCACCGTTTCGAGTGCGGCATAGGCGAAAAACTCGATCACATCTCGTACGGGGCAGCCCGCATAGGAGTTCGGATGTTTTTCCGTGGGCTGACCCTGTTCAACGACGACGTAGACAAAATGATGGAATTTTGTAAGGCACATAAGCGATCCGGATCGGATCCGTTTTCGCTGGACTACACTCG TACTTCCGGCATAGCAGATGAGGGAAACATAACTCTGGAGGAGTTCAAAGTGTTTCATCAAACTTCAATTCCGGAAATAAATTTGAAGAAGGATTTCACGCGCGTCCAGGCAGCGCTGTACTATTTAATCCTAATGGATCATGCCCCCGTCGCCTCGCTTTTCGTCACAGATGCCCAAAAGGACTTCATGCTGCACTGCATCCACGACTACATCCGAACGGCGCTGTTCCTGGCCAACTTAGAAACCCAAAAACTGTACACGATTGCAGCGATTTGCAACCACGCCTGCATTCCGAATACGTTTGCCATAACCAGTGATGGCCGCATGGTATTCGTAGTGCTGCGTCGAATCCAACCTAACGAGCAGATTCTCACGTCGTACAACATTATGCACGTAGAGGGCGACATGGGTCATGACAATCCCTACGCCAGACAGCTCGCCATGCAGTTCAAGTGCATTTGTCCGGTTTGCAAACCGGCCGGGTCTCGAGTGGCCAACTCAAACGCACCGCTTCCGATTCCGTCCGGTGATGTCGATGAGCTTCGGCGCAAACTGTTCGGCGGGGATGGTCCCGAGGGTCAGCTGGTGACCCTTCGTCGCTTCATGCAGCAATACGGTCATCTGCATCCGGACCATCCGCTGTTCGATACGTACATCCGGAAGTATCGTGCGGGATTGATGCAGGTATATCTGTACTACGTTGATAATGCCCATCGGGCGCGAGCTGCCATAGATGCCGAAGTGGAAGAAGCGACCAACCGACAGAAGTAG